One Epinephelus moara isolate mb chromosome 20, YSFRI_EMoa_1.0, whole genome shotgun sequence genomic window carries:
- the LOC126408674 gene encoding cAMP-regulated phosphoprotein 19-like yields the protein MSEEGEGMKTSEEQQEMEDKVISPEKAEEAKLKSKYPNLVTKPGGSDFLRKRLQKGPKYFDSGDYNMAKAKMKNKQLPSAPTEKTEITGGHIPTPQDLPQRKTSIVTSKLAF from the exons ATGTCCGAGGAAGGTGAAGGAATGAAGACGTCGGAGGAGCAGCAG GAAATGGAGGACAAAGTAATCAGTCCAGAGAAAGCAGAGGAGGCCAAGCTGAAGTCCAAGTATCCTAACCTGGTAACCAAGCCTGGAGGCTCAGACTTCCTCAGAAAAAGACTACAGAAGGGG CCAAAGTATTTTGATTCTGGTGACTACAACATGGCCAAGGCGAAAATGAAGAATAAACAGTTGCCGTCAGCCCCAACGGAGAAGACCGAGATTACAGGGGGGCACATCCCAACACCTCAGGACCTGCCTCAAAGAAAGACTTCAATTGTGACCAGCAAACTGGCTTTTTGA
- the rsl24d1 gene encoding probable ribosome biogenesis protein RLP24 — protein sequence MRIEKCYFCSGPVYPGHGVMFVRNDCKSFRFCRSKCHKNFKKKRNPRKTRWTKAFRKASGKELTVDNSLEFEKRRNIPVKYNRDLWDKTVEAMKRVEEIKQKRQARFIMNRLKKGKQLEKEEAISEVKKNIHLIKAPHAGKAKQMEAKMVQKLQEDVEMGGEDN from the exons ATGCGCATCGAAAAGTGTTATTTCTGCTCGGGGCCGGTGTACCCCGGGCATGGGGTGATGTTTGTACGGAACGACTGTAAG tcaTTCAGATTCTGCAGATCAAAATGCCACAAGAACTTCAAGAAGAAGCGTAACCcaagaaaaacaagatggaCCAAAGCATTCAGAAAAGCATCAGGAAAGGAGTTGACAGTG GATAACTCCTTGGAGTTCGAGAAACGTAGAAATATACCTGTTAAATATAACAGGGACCTGTGGGACAAGACAG TGGAAGCAATGAAGAGGGTGgaagaaataaaacagaaacgACAGGCAAGATTTATCATGAACAG ATTAAAGAAGGGCAAACAGCTGGAGAAGGAAGAGGCCATCAGCGAAGTGAAGAAAAATATTCACCTTATCAAAGCACCACATGCAG gAAAGGCCAAGCAAATGGAAGCAAAAATGGTGCAGAAGTTACAAGAAGACGTGGAAATGGGGGGTGAAGATAACTAA